The window AGATGAAGTGCTGGCACTGTTTGGCAGTTTTCCCATTACAGGTACAGGTGATGTGCACTTGCGCGCTCTGTCTGAGGGGATCGGGTTGAGGACGCGCCCGAACTTATCGGATGAAAAAACAGAATTGGTCGGAATAAAACGATCCGAGAGATTGACATTTGGCACAGCCTCAAACGCGTTTTTTGGTGCCGGTGAGGGAATTTCAGGGATTTTATCGTTCGACCTGGAGGCGCGTGGTCGTTTTGAGCAACCGGATATTCAGGGAGAGATCGAAATTCGAGACGGGGTATTCCACTTGTCCGATCTGAATCGATCTCACGCACCTGTTTCGGGACGTGCTGTAATTAGCGACGGGAAAATTCAGCTTGACAGTCTTGTGATTGGGCCTTCGGCGAATCTTTCCGGCGATATAACGCTTGAGGGGTTTTTGCCGAGCAGATGGGATTTGTCTGCACAATTCCGCGGTTTTGAACCGGTTGCCCGTCCAGAACTACAACTCGTGACAGACGGTCAATTGCAGATAACAGGAACGCTGCAAGGCATCAAAGTTGAGGGTAAACTGGCGATGAAACAGGCAGAGATTCGCCTGGCGGAATTGCTCGGAGTACCGAGCCTGGCGACGAAACAGGCGGAGATTCGATTGACGGAATTGTTTGAAGAACCGAGCCCGGAAATGCCGACATTTCTGAGGGACCCGGAAATAAACCTACAAGTGTCTGCTGACAGACAGGTGTGGTTGCGCGATCCGGCCTTTGAGGTCGAAATTGGGGGCGATCTGGATATAATAAAAAATCGCGAAGATTCGCGTATTTACGGCACGATGTCGAGCCGCCGGGGCAATTACATATGGCAAAACAACCGCTTGCGTATTACACGAGGTGAAATTCTATTTCGAGGCAGGCCCGACTGGAACCCCGATCTGGATATTCGCGCCGAGACGCGCGTGCGCGCTGTGATTACAGAGGGCGCCAGGCCTGAGCCTGTTGATATTATTGTCACAGTGGGGGGGACATTGACGTATCCACAGATTTCGTTTGACATTGAAAGCGATCAGCCACTTGGAGAGGATGTGGGGAATATTGCATCTCTATTGTTGACAGGCAGACCGGCTGATCAATTTCAATTTTCCGGCGAACACACGCTGGATCTGGTTGCGGGGGTTGTTGCAAATCGCCTGGGGCGCCACATTGGGCAAAAATTGCGTCTGGATCTGGTAGAGGTCGATATTGGCGAGGACAATCTCCCCAGGATTCGATTGGGCAAGTATATTGGTGACAGGTTGTTTATGAGTTATGCACAGGATTTTTCGAGCACGGCTTATGAAGCGGCGATGGAGTTTGAGATCTTCCCAGAAGTGATAGTGGAGGCGAGTCAGATAGAAGAGGTGAATGTAGATACGAATAATCGACGCAGACGCGGATCGATAGGGTTGTTCTGGAAGAAGGAGTGGTGAGAAGAAAGAGGAAATACAGAGAAAGAAACTGTCGTCCGAGATTTTTCGGGCGGCAGTTTTTTTATGCGGTAATTTTCAATAGTTCAGCCACTTCTTCTGATGTGCGGTATTTGCCATCAAAAAGTTGGATAAGATAGAGTTGATAGGTCAGGTAGCGTCCCAGAATGATCGTGTGGTCTTCACCGGCGAGGTGGCGTTGCCAGAGTTTGGAGGTGTGAGATGTGTTGTATAGAATATGATCGCACAAATTTTTACCCGGCGATTGGCGCAACCAATTCGCGTAATCGGCAAAGGTCTGGGGCGTGCGGTTTTGCAATCCGGAGAGCCCCCGCAGAATTTTGACGGTCCAGGGAGAACGGGATATGGGGAATCCCGTGGCCTGATAGGGAATATTATCGAAATATTCGGGAAAGGTATGAAGAAGCATTTGTCGGTAGAGGCGATTGTTGGCTTTTTGTTGCAGGGGAATAGAATAG of the Gemmatimonadota bacterium genome contains:
- a CDS encoding translocation/assembly module TamB — protein: MGFDSATGEASLGNERIHFDVKVVPDRDEVLALFGSFPITGTGDVHLRALSEGIGLRTRPNLSDEKTELVGIKRSERLTFGTASNAFFGAGEGISGILSFDLEARGRFEQPDIQGEIEIRDGVFHLSDLNRSHAPVSGRAVISDGKIQLDSLVIGPSANLSGDITLEGFLPSRWDLSAQFRGFEPVARPELQLVTDGQLQITGTLQGIKVEGKLAMKQAEIRLAELLGVPSLATKQAEIRLTELFEEPSPEMPTFLRDPEINLQVSADRQVWLRDPAFEVEIGGDLDIIKNREDSRIYGTMSSRRGNYIWQNNRLRITRGEILFRGRPDWNPDLDIRAETRVRAVITEGARPEPVDIIVTVGGTLTYPQISFDIESDQPLGEDVGNIASLLLTGRPADQFQFSGEHTLDLVAGVVANRLGRHIGQKLRLDLVEVDIGEDNLPRIRLGKYIGDRLFMSYAQDFSSTAYEAAMEFEIFPEVIVEASQIEEVNVDTNNRRRRGSIGLFWKKEW